In the Pleuronectes platessa chromosome 8, fPlePla1.1, whole genome shotgun sequence genome, one interval contains:
- the rab28 gene encoding ras-related protein Rab-28 isoform X1 produces MSDSEEESHDRQLKFVVIGDGACGKTSLATRFAQEAFGKQYKQTIGLDFFLKRISLPGNLNVTLQVWDIGGQTLGGKMLDKYVYGAHAVLLVYDITNYQSFENLEDWFSMVKKANEESDVQPVVSLVGNKIDLEHMRTVKADKHQRFCQENSLISQFVSAKTGDSVNLCFQRVAAEILGVKLNKAEIEQSQRVVKADIVNYSQDTVARTVNPPRSSMCVVQ; encoded by the exons ATGTCGGACTCGGAGGAGGAAAGTCACGACAGGCAGCTGAAGTTTGTGGTGATTGGAGACGGTGCTTGTGGGAAG ACATCACTCGCCACCAGGTTTGCACAGGAGGCCTTCGGGAAGCAATACAAACAAACCATCGGCCTTGATTTCTTTCTGAAGAGAATAAGCCTTCCAG GGAATTTGAATGTGACCCTGCAGGTGTGGGACATTGGAGGCCAGACGTTAGGAGGGAAGATGCTGGATAAATACGTATACGGAGCTCAT GCAGTTCTCCTGGTGTACGACATCACCAACTACCAGAGCTTTGAGAATCTGGAGGATTGGTTCAGCATGGTGAAGAAGGCCAACGAGGAATCTGACGTCCAGCCTGTTGTCTCCTTAGTGGGGAACAAAA TCGACCTGGAGCACATGAGGACGGTGAAGGCTGACAAACACCAGCGCTTTTGCCAAGAGAACAGCCTCATCAGTCAGTTCGTATCAGCCAAAACGGGCGACTCG GTGAATCTTTGTTTCCAGAGGGTGGCTGCAGAGATTCTTGGTGTAAAGCTAAACAAAGCCGAAATAGAGCAGTCCCAG CGCGTGGTGAAGGCAGACATTGTGAACTACAGTCAGGACACCGTGGCCAGGACAGTCAACCCGCCACGCAGCTCCATGTGTGTGGTGCAGTga
- the rab28 gene encoding ras-related protein Rab-28 isoform X2 — protein sequence MSDSEEESHDRQLKFVVIGDGACGKTSLATRFAQEAFGKQYKQTIGLDFFLKRISLPGNLNVTLQVWDIGGQTLGGKMLDKYVYGAHAVLLVYDITNYQSFENLEDWFSMVKKANEESDVQPVVSLVGNKIDLEHMRTVKADKHQRFCQENSLISQFVSAKTGDSVNLCFQRVAAEILGVKLNKAEIEQSQRIVKAELVDYPQDEGPISQENSQQSKICSVQ from the exons ATGTCGGACTCGGAGGAGGAAAGTCACGACAGGCAGCTGAAGTTTGTGGTGATTGGAGACGGTGCTTGTGGGAAG ACATCACTCGCCACCAGGTTTGCACAGGAGGCCTTCGGGAAGCAATACAAACAAACCATCGGCCTTGATTTCTTTCTGAAGAGAATAAGCCTTCCAG GGAATTTGAATGTGACCCTGCAGGTGTGGGACATTGGAGGCCAGACGTTAGGAGGGAAGATGCTGGATAAATACGTATACGGAGCTCAT GCAGTTCTCCTGGTGTACGACATCACCAACTACCAGAGCTTTGAGAATCTGGAGGATTGGTTCAGCATGGTGAAGAAGGCCAACGAGGAATCTGACGTCCAGCCTGTTGTCTCCTTAGTGGGGAACAAAA TCGACCTGGAGCACATGAGGACGGTGAAGGCTGACAAACACCAGCGCTTTTGCCAAGAGAACAGCCTCATCAGTCAGTTCGTATCAGCCAAAACGGGCGACTCG GTGAATCTTTGTTTCCAGAGGGTGGCTGCAGAGATTCTTGGTGTAAAGCTAAACAAAGCCGAAATAGAGCAGTCCCAG AGGATCGTGAAGGCTGAGCTGGTGGACTACCCACAGGACGAAGGGCCCATTAGTCAAGAAAACTCCCAGCAAAGCAAAATATGTTCTGTTCAATAG
- the nkx3-2 gene encoding homeobox protein Nkx-3.2: protein MAVRGNSLMPFSIQAILNKKDDSRHLPDLDMCFSKTACWKIFGEMNGGSRRDDGETCEPTDQKSYDSDSGLSDDNDSKTPAACKSEKDGDAASDVPEESMQEETDQESAAAENAKSDSEPNNATDSSTLDEKSLDQPKQRKKRSRAAFSHAQVFELERRFNHQRYLSGPERADLAASLKLTETQVKIWFQNRRYKTKRRQMAADLMASTPAAKKVAVKVLVRDDQRQYSPGEILRPPLLSLQPSYYYPYAYCLPAWTLSACAGNQ, encoded by the exons ATGGCCGTTCGTGGCAACTCGCTGATGCCTTTCTCGATCCAAGCCATCCTGAACAAAAAGGACGACAGCCGACACTTGCCAGATTTGGACATGTGCTTCTCCAAGACGGCGTGCTGGAAAATATTTGGGGAGATGAACGGCGGCTCGAGGAGGGACGACGGGGAAACCTGTGAGCCGACGGACCAGAAAAGTTACGACTCAGACTCGGGACTCAGCGATGACAACGACAGCAAGACTCCGGCCGCCTGCAAGTCGGAGAAGGACGGGGACGCAGCGTCGGATGTGCCGGAAGAAAGCATGCAGGAGGAGACGGACCAGGAGTCTGCAGCTGCGGAAAACGCAAAGAGTGACAGTGAACCCAACAATGCAACGG ACTCCAGCACCCTGGACGAAAAGAGCCTGGATCAACCCAAACAGCGAAAAAAGCGCTCCAGAGCCGCCTTCTCCCATGCGCAGGTCTTCGAGCTGGAGCGCCGCTTCAACCACCAGAGGTATCTGTCCGGGCCGGAGCGGGCGGACCTGGCGGCCTCCCTGAAGCTCACAGAGACCCAGGTCAAGATCTGGTTCCAGAACCGTCGGTACAAGACGAAGCGTCGCCAGATGGCCGCAGACCTGATGGCGTCGACCCCGGCGGCCAAGAAGGTGGCGGTGAAAGTTCTGGTGCGGGACGACCAGAGACAGTACAGCCCGGGAGAGATCCTGCGGCCCCCGCTGCTCTCCCTGCAGCCGTCCTACTATTATCCCTACGCCTACTGCCTCCCTGCGTGGACACTCTCTGCGTGCGCGGGGAACCAGTGA